A region of Asterias amurensis chromosome 20, ASM3211899v1 DNA encodes the following proteins:
- the LOC139952719 gene encoding snaclec bothrojaracin subunit beta-like yields MAAFDFCEKMILMVSMLRALQAACPPDWLTWQDSCYILLPKKMNWTDAKKACDRHSVSLVFPNSLEEQSYLWEEMSTRMRELGANSSDDLQLWINCYRYDDESFICSGYEGTSYFRNWGVAEPSNQPNEVCVRMADTFEGKWGDRLCHVYYFVACEMSALSYGCRQSSPRYIHVPQQCLLNHQIKSYPVKESIGCGLACWAEPLCRSFNLWKQADNKTSCQLNHASRMDADVTDIKYEENCYLYEP; encoded by the coding sequence ATGGCAGCATTTGACTTTTGCGAGAAGATGATTCTGATGGTTAGCATGTTACGGGCTCTGCAAGCAGCTTGTCCTCCCGACTGGTTGACTTGGCAAGACTCCTGCTACATCTTACTGCCTAAGAAGATGAATTGGACTGATGCTAAGAAGGCTTGTGACCGGCACAGTGTGAGTCTTGTTTTCCCAAACTCGTTGGAAGAACAGAGCTATTTATGGGAAGAAATGAGTACAAGAATGAGAGAATTAGGCGCCAACAGTTCAGACGATCTGCAGCTGTGGATCAATTGCTACAGATATGATGACGAGTCTTTCATATGCTCGGGTTATGAGGGGACATCATATTTCAGGAATTGGGGCGTCGCCGAACCAAGCAATCAACCCAACGAGGTCTGCGTCAGAATGGCAGACACATTTGAAGGCAAATGGGGAGACAGGTTGTGtcatgtatattattttgtcGCTTGCGAAATGTCGGCTCTTTCGTACGGGTGCCGACAGTCAAGCCCCCGTTACATACACGTACCACAGCAGTGTCTGCTCAACCATCAGATCAAGAGCTATCCGGTGAAGGAGTCCATAGGGTGTGGTCTGGCGTGCTGGGCGGAGCCTCTCTGTCGCTCCTTCAATCTCTGGAAGCAAGCTGATAACAAGACGAGCTGTCAGCTCAACCATGCCAGTCGCATGGATGCTGACGTCACTGATATCAAGTACGAGGAGAACTGTTACTTATATGAGCCGTAA
- the LOC139952390 gene encoding lipopolysaccharide-induced tumor necrosis factor-alpha factor homolog: MSQSASDAAGGAAPGTAPGTAPGTAPGTAPGTAPDAAPGTASDATLGIAPGTAPGVPEPFPAPYPDGAPPKYTEAFADPAYPPQPLTGQLPTGPPQGQPMPGQVPVGGPHQPMPGPVPVGGPQPMTTVNYTTGTQQMTYVRSTLFSEYPMQMVCPQCQQSVMTRTAYVNGLLLWLVVGSICLFGGFLGCCLIPFCISGCKDVAHSCPQCNAYLGTFKRM, translated from the exons ATGTCTCAGTCCGCTTCGGATGCCGCTGGGGGTGCCGCTCCGGGAACCGCTCCGGGTACCGCTCCGGGTACCGCTCCGGGTACCGCTCCGGGTACCGCTCCAGATGCTGCTCCGGGTACCGCGTCGGATGCCACTCTGGGTATCGCTCCGGGTACCGCTCCGGGTGTTCCTGAACCATTCCCAGCTCCGTATCCCGATGGTGCACCGCCGAAATATACGGAAGCCTTTGCCGACCCCGCCTACCCACCACAGCCTTTAACAGGCCAACTACCGACCGGACCTCCTCAAGGCCAGCCCATGCCAGGCCAAGTTCCTGTCGGTGGCCCCCACCAGCCCATGCCAGGCCCAGTGCCCGTCGGTGGCCCCCAGCCGATGACGACAGTGAATTACACAACAGGTACACAACAAATGACATACGTCAGAAGTACCC TTTTTAGTGAATATCCGATGCAAATGGTCTGTCCTCAATGCCAGCAAAGTGTAATGACTCGAACAGCGTATGTTAATGGATTGTTACTATGGCTAGTCGTCGGAAGTATTTGCCTTTTTGG TGGTTTCCTTGGATGCTGTTTGATTCCTTTCTGCATTTCTGGTTGTAAGGACGTCGCCCACTCCTGCCCGCAGTGTAATGCATACCTTGGTACCTTTAAACGGATGTGA
- the LOC139952389 gene encoding LOW QUALITY PROTEIN: sodium-dependent lysophosphatidylcholine symporter 1-like (The sequence of the model RefSeq protein was modified relative to this genomic sequence to represent the inferred CDS: deleted 1 base in 1 codon): protein MVDEQSDECTPLVRPRIRNRPSPGLKLSKRARICYGLGGIPYQLTNTVLGFYINVFLLETAKVPPFYTSAIVLIGRVWDAITDPIIGFLVFRTKSTHRFGKLKPWMVFATLPAIASYICFFYTPDTTKSIYKFAWYLVCYCLFQTFLTFYQMPFATLTLCLTDNQTERDRATAYRMGSEVLGNLLGQLVMGLSLTLYQLKLGRGPILCRDINDTSTLPPEQAVIKSRGYLVGAGVLCCLFLICALCVIIGTKEVTSPKRQNKYKEPFWRAVVKVITFGPWLRHVAFLIPFVLAIQAMQGNFALYSLHTLGMRNYQPAIIVILISAFVMMPVWRKCVKRFGKKITLFLGMLPAVPLIVSWGLIPYGNVWVQYILAMLMGSVIAVVQLVPWSMVPDVIDDFLLKKKCGYETIFYTFYIMIVKLVSGLCIGITTFVLGVVEFKPGVCQVTDEVRFTLRLLITCIPGFCIVIGLVFLYLYPITEEVRKQNQTILEIWRDAGDDKRRQTIKRCMDQRFRSKSIRTPTMTFR from the exons ATGGTGGATGAGCAAAGCGACGAG TGTACTCCCCTGGTTCGGCCACGGATTAGGAACAGACCTAGCCCGGGTTTGAAGCTGTCCAAACGGGCTAGAATCTGTTACGGTCTCGGTGGTATACCGTACCAGCTGACAAACACCGTGCTTGGGTTCTACATCAATGTATTTCTACTGGAAACTGCTAAG GTTCCTCCCTTTTACACCAGTGCAATTGTCTTGATTGGTCGGGTATGGGACGCCATCACAGACCCAATTATTGGGTTCCTTGTCTTCAGAACCAAGAGTACACACAGGTTCGGCAAACTCAAACCATG GATGGTTTTTGCTACCCTTCCAGCCATCGCTAGCTATATATGTTTCTTCTACACACCAGATACAACCAAGTCGATTTATAAGTTTGCTTGGTATCTCGTCTGTTACTGTCTGTTTCAGACTTTCCTCACG TTTTACCAGATGCCTTTTGCTACACTCACCCTGTGCCTAACAGATAATCAAACCGAAAGAGACAGAGCAACAGCCTATC GAATGGGTTCAGAGGTCCTAGGGAATCTTCTCGGTCAGTTAGTTATGGGTCTCTCACTAACGCTCTATCAATTGAAACTGGGTCGTGGACCAATCTTGTGCCGTGATATAAACGACACTTCAACTCTACCGCCCGAACAGGCTGTGATAAAG AGTCGAGGATATCTGGTTGGGGCTGGTGTTTTATGCTGTCTGTTTCTCATATGCGCTCTCTGCGTCATTATTGGAACTAAAGAGGTTACAT CACCGAAGCGTCAGAACAAGTACAAGGAACCATTTTGGCGAGCAGTTGTTAAGGTCATCACCTTCGGACCATGGCTAAGACATGTCGCTTTCTTGATCCCATTTGTCTTGGCAATTCAG GCCATGCAGGGTAATTTCGCCCTCTATTCTCTACATACCCTTggaatgagaaattaccaacCGGCAATCATCGTTATTTTG ATTTCTGCTTTTGTAATGATGCCAGTGTGGCGAAAGTGTGTTAAGAGATTCGGAAAGAAAATTACGTTGTTTCTTGGTATGCTG ccTGCCGTACCGTTGATAGTTTCGTGGGGTCTAATACCGTACGGCAACGTCTGGGTGCAATACATTCTTGCCATGCTTATGGGGAGCGTTATAGCAGTCGTGCAGTTGGTGCCGTG GAGTATGGTACCTGATGTCATTGATGACTTTTTACTGAAGAAAAAATGCGGATACGAGACCATCTTCTACACTTTTTACATCATGATTGTCAAACTCGTTTCG GGGCTTTGCATTGGCATTACAACGTTTGTATTAGG AGTCGTCGAGTTCAAGCCTGGGGTTTGTCAGGTCACGGACGAGGTCAGATTCACTCTACGACTGTTGATTACTTGCATACCAGGTTTCTGCATCGTGATTGGCTTGGTCTTTCTTTACCTCTATCCAATCACAGAAGAGGTGCGGAAACAGAATCAAACAATACTGGAAATATGGAG GGATGCTGGCGATGATAAGAGGCGACAGACGATCAAACGATGCATGGACCAGCGTTTCCGATCTAAGTCAATCAGGACACCGACAATGACTTTCAGATGA